One genomic window of Mucilaginibacter sp. SJ includes the following:
- a CDS encoding sialate O-acetylesterase: MLRLIKYCWLTICLLSSGIAGAQVVLPKVLGNNMVLQRNAPVPVWGTATSGEKVTVKFAKQTKTTTADAAGKWMVKLDAMPASAKPATLTILGKNTIQLQNILVGEVWLCSGQSNMQYEMRKNSKVKKPDTSTANSPVDELDRAHNPQIRIFLVTQKNMLKPDSTHSGWSVAEDSALRAFSAAGYFFAKNLQHDLNVPVGIISSAVSGSRIEPWISQEGFDAIPYFKANNIKIDGDPGKFYAKMIEPVAPFALKGFLWYQGESACFLGETISYTYKMEALINNWRELWADKTLPFYYVQIAPYYYTQGKGPVTYTSFTEPELREAQAAALQIPHTGMIITTDLNDDLKNIHPPFKWEIGRRLELQALANTYKQQVVFSGPVYKSMKINGDKIILEFEHVGTGLESHDGKPLTDFTIAGADGNFVAATAIIKGNTVEVSATSATKPVAARFAWSESAQPNFYNKDGLPAAPFRTDNPLKFTLTAN, from the coding sequence ATGTTACGCCTGATAAAATATTGTTGGTTGACGATATGCCTGCTAAGCTCCGGAATTGCCGGGGCGCAGGTTGTTTTGCCCAAAGTATTAGGCAACAATATGGTATTGCAGCGTAATGCTCCGGTGCCTGTCTGGGGCACTGCAACATCGGGCGAAAAGGTAACGGTAAAGTTCGCTAAGCAAACCAAAACAACCACGGCAGATGCGGCGGGCAAATGGATGGTAAAGCTTGACGCGATGCCTGCATCTGCCAAACCAGCGACGCTGACGATCTTAGGAAAAAACACTATTCAACTGCAAAATATACTGGTGGGCGAGGTATGGCTTTGCTCAGGCCAATCAAATATGCAGTACGAAATGCGCAAGAACAGCAAGGTGAAAAAGCCGGATACCAGTACAGCAAACTCGCCGGTTGATGAGCTGGATCGCGCACATAACCCACAGATCAGGATCTTCCTGGTTACGCAGAAAAATATGTTAAAGCCCGATTCAACCCACTCGGGATGGAGCGTGGCCGAAGATTCGGCTTTGAGGGCATTTTCAGCTGCGGGCTATTTCTTCGCTAAAAACCTGCAGCATGATCTCAATGTACCGGTAGGTATTATTTCATCGGCAGTGAGCGGTAGCCGTATCGAGCCCTGGATCTCGCAGGAGGGTTTTGATGCTATCCCATATTTCAAGGCAAATAATATTAAAATTGATGGCGATCCGGGTAAGTTTTATGCCAAAATGATTGAACCAGTTGCTCCGTTCGCGCTGAAAGGCTTTTTATGGTACCAGGGCGAAAGCGCCTGCTTTTTAGGTGAAACCATCAGCTATACCTACAAAATGGAGGCGCTGATCAATAACTGGCGTGAACTCTGGGCCGATAAAACATTGCCGTTTTATTACGTGCAGATAGCGCCGTATTACTATACCCAGGGAAAAGGCCCCGTAACCTATACCTCATTTACCGAACCCGAATTGCGCGAAGCGCAGGCCGCAGCTTTGCAGATTCCGCATACAGGTATGATCATTACAACTGACCTGAACGATGATCTCAAAAATATCCACCCGCCATTTAAATGGGAGATAGGTAGAAGGTTGGAACTACAGGCACTCGCCAATACCTATAAACAACAGGTAGTTTTTTCGGGCCCGGTGTACAAAAGCATGAAAATAAACGGCGACAAGATCATCCTTGAGTTTGAGCATGTAGGTACCGGATTGGAGAGCCACGATGGTAAACCACTAACTGATTTCACTATTGCCGGGGCTGATGGCAACTTTGTTGCCGCCACTGCCATAATAAAAGGGAATACGGTTGAAGTATCGGCTACGTCAGCTACCAAACCTGTAGCCGCGCGCTTTGCCTGGTCGGAGTCCGCTCAGCCTAATTTTTATAACAAGGATGGTTTGCCTGCTGCTCCCTTCCGTACAGATAATCCTTTGAAATTTACTTTAACTGCTAACTGA
- a CDS encoding six-hairpin glycosidase: MNKFIIILFFISMAGIAHAQDTVHYSGNTIANVDYHHGQLTPVIGVHSRQIFRANREHPELAEGFGFTYNHAPMLAYWNNTFYVEYLSDKVGESVPPGQTLLMTSKDGEVWSKPTVIFPQYKIPDGTTKEGHPGVAKDLYSVMHQRMGFYTSKSKRLLVLGFYGICLDGHDDPNDGLGIGRVVREVLSNGKFGPVYFIHYNPKWNEKNTSYPFYKKSKDKGFVQACDELMANPLMMMQWVEETDKKDPLIPLHKDYKAFNFYHLPDGRVVGLWKYALTAISTDNGKTWPTNAARAPRFVTANAKIWGQRTSDGKYATVYNPSEFRWPLALSVSKDGLDYTNLLLVNGEITTMRYGGAYKSYGPQYTRGIEEGNGTPPDGKLWVTYSMNKEDIWVSSIPVPITEKADAHANEVFNELPAGKELEKWNTYSPQWAPAAIDKSPDGERALTLKDSDPFDFAKAERVVPVSKKLMTDFTITAGQNNTGMLDLEFQDEKGTAAIRLTLDSAGQFRTKAGYRNRNFMKYEAGTQYHVVIKLNTDTRFYTVNVNGKDVLTGLFFAPVLSVNRVVFRTGDIRRFPDADTPTDQDYDRPNAGESAKQAVFYIKSFKTSSY, encoded by the coding sequence ATGAATAAGTTCATCATCATATTGTTTTTTATATCGATGGCCGGGATAGCCCATGCACAGGATACAGTGCATTACAGCGGCAATACCATAGCTAATGTCGATTACCATCACGGGCAGCTAACCCCGGTGATAGGCGTACACAGCAGGCAGATTTTCAGGGCCAACCGTGAACATCCTGAACTGGCTGAAGGCTTCGGTTTTACTTACAATCATGCGCCCATGCTGGCCTACTGGAACAATACTTTTTATGTTGAATACCTGAGCGATAAGGTAGGCGAAAGCGTACCGCCGGGCCAAACCCTGCTCATGACCTCGAAAGATGGCGAAGTATGGTCAAAACCTACCGTAATTTTCCCTCAGTATAAAATACCCGATGGCACTACCAAAGAAGGGCATCCCGGCGTGGCGAAAGACCTGTATTCGGTAATGCACCAGCGTATGGGTTTTTATACTTCCAAATCAAAACGCTTGCTGGTGCTGGGTTTTTATGGGATTTGTTTGGATGGTCATGATGATCCGAATGATGGCTTGGGCATTGGTCGCGTAGTGCGTGAAGTATTGTCGAATGGCAAATTCGGTCCGGTCTATTTCATCCACTACAACCCTAAATGGAACGAAAAGAATACCTCATATCCTTTTTATAAAAAGAGCAAAGACAAAGGCTTTGTGCAGGCTTGCGACGAGCTGATGGCCAACCCGCTGATGATGATGCAATGGGTTGAGGAAACGGATAAAAAAGACCCGCTGATCCCGCTGCATAAAGATTATAAAGCATTTAATTTTTATCACCTGCCCGATGGCCGTGTGGTTGGCTTATGGAAATACGCGCTTACCGCTATCAGTACCGATAACGGCAAAACCTGGCCAACAAATGCCGCCCGTGCACCACGTTTTGTAACTGCCAACGCCAAGATCTGGGGACAGCGCACATCCGACGGTAAATATGCTACGGTTTACAATCCTTCGGAGTTTCGCTGGCCGCTGGCCTTATCGGTTAGTAAAGACGGATTGGATTATACTAATTTGTTATTGGTTAACGGCGAGATCACCACCATGCGTTATGGCGGCGCTTACAAATCATACGGCCCGCAATATACACGCGGTATCGAAGAAGGGAATGGTACCCCGCCGGATGGCAAACTTTGGGTTACTTATAGCATGAACAAGGAGGACATCTGGGTATCATCCATCCCGGTACCGATCACCGAAAAAGCGGACGCGCATGCCAATGAGGTCTTTAACGAACTACCTGCCGGTAAAGAATTGGAGAAATGGAACACCTACAGCCCGCAATGGGCACCTGCGGCTATAGATAAGTCACCCGATGGAGAACGGGCATTAACCCTAAAAGATAGCGACCCCTTTGATTTTGCCAAAGCAGAACGTGTTGTGCCTGTTTCAAAAAAATTAATGACCGACTTCACCATCACCGCCGGGCAAAATAATACCGGTATGCTGGATCTCGAATTTCAGGATGAAAAAGGTACTGCTGCTATCAGGCTTACGCTTGATTCGGCTGGGCAGTTCAGGACCAAGGCCGGGTATCGCAACAGAAATTTTATGAAGTATGAAGCCGGTACGCAATATCATGTGGTAATAAAGCTGAATACCGATACCCGCTTTTACACGGTGAATGTAAACGGAAAGGATGTACTTACCGGCCTGTTTTTCGCGCCGGTGCTGAGTGTAAACCGGGTGGTGTTCCGTACCGGGGATATCCGGAGGTTCCCGGATGCTGATACCCCTACCGATCAGGATTACGACCGGCCAAACGCAGGAGAATCAGCGAAGCAAGCTGTTTTCTATATCAAATCATTTAAAACAAGTAGTTACTAA
- a CDS encoding glycoside hydrolase family 43 protein: MKRAIKHIIFLLAIALMFSCKASKSVYLFTSFHEPANEGLRFLYSNDAYHWNAIDHIFIKPEVGDAKIMRDPSIAQGPDGVYHLVWTTGWKNDKGIGYASSRDLIHWSAEQHIEVMANEPTAVNAWAPELFYDEDNKYFIIVWASTVPFRFPKGQEDENNNHRLYYTTTKDFKTFNPSKLFLDPGFSVIDAEIVKRAKNDYALVMKDNTRPNRNILVAFSNNPLGPYRNYTPRFTEPFSEGPSMIKAGDNWLIYYDSYRLKRYGAMRTTDFKTFTNLADSVSVPVGHKHGTIFKVTKKQLAQLLQAAGQTKAAKHE; the protein is encoded by the coding sequence ATGAAACGGGCGATTAAACATATCATTTTTTTATTAGCCATTGCGTTGATGTTTTCATGTAAGGCAAGTAAAAGCGTGTACCTCTTTACCTCGTTTCATGAGCCGGCTAATGAAGGCCTGCGCTTTTTGTACAGCAACGATGCTTACCACTGGAACGCCATCGATCACATTTTCATTAAACCGGAGGTTGGCGATGCCAAAATCATGCGTGATCCTTCCATCGCCCAGGGGCCTGACGGAGTTTATCATCTGGTATGGACAACCGGCTGGAAAAACGATAAAGGTATCGGTTATGCCAGCTCAAGGGACCTCATACATTGGTCGGCCGAGCAGCATATTGAGGTAATGGCCAATGAACCTACCGCGGTGAATGCCTGGGCACCGGAGTTATTTTACGATGAGGATAACAAGTATTTCATTATCGTTTGGGCTTCAACTGTGCCTTTCCGCTTTCCGAAAGGGCAGGAGGATGAAAATAACAATCACCGCCTTTACTATACCACAACTAAAGATTTTAAAACTTTCAATCCCTCAAAGCTTTTTCTTGATCCGGGTTTTAGTGTAATTGATGCGGAGATCGTAAAACGGGCAAAGAATGATTATGCCCTGGTGATGAAGGATAATACCCGGCCTAACCGTAATATCCTCGTGGCTTTCAGTAATAATCCGCTGGGGCCTTATCGTAATTACACGCCGAGATTTACTGAGCCCTTTAGCGAAGGGCCGAGCATGATCAAGGCAGGCGATAACTGGCTGATCTATTATGATTCGTACCGGTTAAAAAGATATGGCGCCATGCGCACAACCGATTTTAAAACTTTTACCAACCTGGCCGATAGTGTAAGTGTACCGGTGGGGCATAAGCACGGTACCATATTTAAGGTTACTAAAAAACAGCTTGCGCAGCTTTTACAGGCAGCCGGGCAAACCAAAGCAGCTAAACATGAATAA